GCAGCGTTCCAAAATGCCCAGCACATCATAAAAACAGAAGCCAATATTACCAAAAAAATGAGCCTAAACCGTTAATTAACAGATTAAACAGCCATTTTCTTGATAAACTACCCTTTTATAAGAAATATACGGCTACTCCAATTCTGGACTTTGGGTTTCAACCGAACCATCAATTTTCTTGACCAAACCCTGAAGTACTTTTCCAGGACCAATTTCCGTAAAGACCGTTGCACCATCGGCAATCATCTGTTGTACGCTTTGCGTCCACTTTACGGGTGCCGTTAACTGGGAAATGAGGTTTTTCTTGATTTCTTCAGCATCGGTTACCGCAGTGGTCGTTACGTTCTGATAAATCGGACAACTTGGGGCGGCAAAATTCGTACCTTCTATGGCACTGGCCAATTCTTCCCTGGCAGGTTCCATCAAAGGCGAATGAAAAGCCCCACCCACGGGCAAAACAAGGGCTCTTCTTGCTCCGGCCTCCTTTAATTTTTCACAGGCCAAATTTACGGCCTCTACTTCACCCGAAATCACCAATTGTCCGGGACAATTATAATTTGCAGCAACCACGATTCCCGGGGTTTCGGCACATATTTTTTCTACTATGATATCGTCCAGGCCTAATACCGCAGCCATTGTACTTTGTTGCATTTCACATGCCTTTTGCATGGCCAAAGCCCTCTTGGACACCAATTGAAGCCCGTCCTCAAAATTTAACGTACCATTGGCTACCAAGGCACTAAACTCCCCAAGGGAATGCCCCGCTACCATATCGGGCTTAAAACTATCGCCCATTACCTTGCTCAAAATGACGGAATGTAAAAAAATGGCGGGTTGGGTAATTTTAGTTTCCTTAAGTCCTTCCGCAGTTCCATGGAACATAGTCTCCGTGATGGAAAAACCCAGAATCTCATTGGCTTGATCGAACATTGTCTTGGCTACCGGATATTTCTCGTATAAATCCAATCCCATACCCACAAACTGTGCCCCTTGTCCGGGGAAAATATATGCGTTCATCGTTTTAAATTTAGGTTCGGCAAAAGTAAGGATTATCGCCGTAACGACCTTTTATTTAGTTTATCAAGTCAATCATTTTCTTTAAACCAACCAGAGTACATGATGTATGCTTCGGCGATTCTATTAATCTCACCCGCACTTAATTCTGGACTTATATCCTTTATCTTTTTTGCCGGCATACCGGCAAAAACACTCCCCGAAGGTACATGTGTACCTTTGGTCACCACGGCACCCGCTGCTATAATGCTGTTGCTTTCAACAACACAATCGTCCATGACTATACTTCCCATGCCAATAAGCACATTGTCCTTAATGGTACACCCGTGAACAATGGCATTATGGCCTATGGAGACATTATTACCGATATTGGTAGGCGATTTTTGATAGGTACAATGGATAACCGCACCATCCTGGATATTTACCTTGTTTCCAATATTGATGTAATGAACATCGCCCCTAATCACGGCATTGAACCAAACACTGCACTGGTCTCCCATCGTGACCTCACCCACAATACTAGCGTTTTCGGCCAAAAAACAATTCTTACCTATTTTTGGATGTTTTCCATTCACCTCTTTAATCATAAACTCTTTTTTATATTAATCAAAATACGACAACAAGTCTTTCTTTTTGGATGCCGAAACCAATAATTCCTTTCCGTTGGACAATACCACGCTACCGCCCTTACCCTTTCGATATTTGACTATTTCATTCACATTGACCAAATACGATTTGTGAATACGGGCAAAATAAAATTCCAACAAAGCGTCCTCAAAATATTTAAGTGTTTTGCTTACCAAGATCTTTTTGTTCTCCAAATAGATTTCAGTATAATTATCATCGGCCTGACAATATAGGATTTCTTCCACATTGAGTACTTGAAACCCGTCTTGTTGTGGCAGTGTCAATTTTCCCTGTATACTTTTGGTATTGGTGTTCAAGACCTTTTCCTGTAAATGGTTTTCCTTGGTCCTTACCTCCTTTACATATTCTACTGCTTTTACCAGTTCATCAATATTTATAGGTTTGGTGAGGTAGTAAGCTGCATGATGATTTAGGGCATCCTTGGCATAATGATCGTAAGCCGTAACGAAAACCGTTTCAAAGCTTCTGTCTGGTATTTGGTCCAAAAGATCAAAGGCATTGCCGAAAGGCATTTCCACATCCAAAAAGACCAAATCAAGCTCGTTTTTTTCTATTAACCCAAGACCTTCCTTTATGGAAGAAGCCATACCGACAAGTTCAACATCCGGACAGTACTTATTTATGTAGTTACTGAGGATTTCCCTACTATTGGCTTCGTCCTCAACTAAAATCGCTCTTAAGTTCATTTGTCTTTTTTTAAGGTAAACAATACTTGGGTGCCCTCCCCATTGGATTTTAAATTAGAAATGGAAACGGATACTTTGTCACCATACATATCATTTAAAATAGCTATCCTCTGTTTTATATTTCCCATCCCCTTGGACTTTTGTTTCCTTTGGTTCACCGTTTTTAATTCAGCTGATTTCTTTCTGCCTATACCGTCATCAACAACCAGTATTTCCAACTCATTTTCATTCTTAGCACGAACCCTTACTTCCAAAAAGCCTTTTTCTTCCTTATATCTGAGTCCGTGCCATATGGCGTTTTCTATATAGGGTTGCAATAACATAGGAGGAATCTGAAAGGTGGAGACATCCAAATTTTCATCGACCTGCATGCGGTAATCGAATTTATCCGGAAAGCGTGAGTGCTCCAGTTTAATATAAAGCTCAAGAAGCTCCAACTCCTTGGACAAAGGGATAAAATCTTCCTCCGAATTTTCAAGCACGGACCGCATCAACTTGGAAAAATCACTCAAATATCTATTGGCACTTCGCTCATCGCTCTTTGAAATATAATTGTTTACGGAATTTAGCGCATTGAAAATAAAATGGGGATTCATCTGTGACCTTAGTGATTTTAAGGCCAGTAGATTATTCGCCAACTTTTGTTGCTGGTTGCTCCTATAGAAAAAGAACGCCGCCAATCCCGTTAGCAATAATCCAAAAATCAAGGAGTATATGATCCAGCGTTGGCGTTTGTAACTTTCCTCCGCCAATTCTTGTTCCGTTAGTGCCAACTCGTATTTGCTCTGTGATAATTCCCGCTCCTGTTCCAAACCGGTTATCCTACTCTGTGTAGCAGCGATTTCCCTATTAAAACGTGCCGCCCTGGAAATTTCCTGTTCTTTCCGTATGTACAAGGTATCCACTAGGGAGACA
This window of the Maribacter cobaltidurans genome carries:
- a CDS encoding LytR/AlgR family response regulator transcription factor, with amino-acid sequence MNLRAILVEDEANSREILSNYINKYCPDVELVGMASSIKEGLGLIEKNELDLVFLDVEMPFGNAFDLLDQIPDRSFETVFVTAYDHYAKDALNHHAAYYLTKPINIDELVKAVEYVKEVRTKENHLQEKVLNTNTKSIQGKLTLPQQDGFQVLNVEEILYCQADDNYTEIYLENKKILVSKTLKYFEDALLEFYFARIHKSYLVNVNEIVKYRKGKGGSVVLSNGKELLVSASKKKDLLSYFD
- the fabD gene encoding ACP S-malonyltransferase is translated as MNAYIFPGQGAQFVGMGLDLYEKYPVAKTMFDQANEILGFSITETMFHGTAEGLKETKITQPAIFLHSVILSKVMGDSFKPDMVAGHSLGEFSALVANGTLNFEDGLQLVSKRALAMQKACEMQQSTMAAVLGLDDIIVEKICAETPGIVVAANYNCPGQLVISGEVEAVNLACEKLKEAGARRALVLPVGGAFHSPLMEPAREELASAIEGTNFAAPSCPIYQNVTTTAVTDAEEIKKNLISQLTAPVKWTQSVQQMIADGATVFTEIGPGKVLQGLVKKIDGSVETQSPELE
- a CDS encoding gamma carbonic anhydrase family protein, with the translated sequence MIKEVNGKHPKIGKNCFLAENASIVGEVTMGDQCSVWFNAVIRGDVHYINIGNKVNIQDGAVIHCTYQKSPTNIGNNVSIGHNAIVHGCTIKDNVLIGMGSIVMDDCVVESNSIIAAGAVVTKGTHVPSGSVFAGMPAKKIKDISPELSAGEINRIAEAYIMYSGWFKEND